Below is a genomic region from Salvelinus fontinalis isolate EN_2023a chromosome 38, ASM2944872v1, whole genome shotgun sequence.
CTGTCTTGTTTCCTTGTCTGTTCCCTAATAAATGTCTGACTCCCGGTACCTGCTTCTCCTATCCGGTGTCGGTCTTTACATTGTAAGTAGAACATCTGTCATGATAGTAGCTTTTCTCTTTGACCAAACTGCTACAACAAATGGTATGCAATGTTCTTACTATTTCTCAGAGGATATATGTATCGTGAAAACTTAATAGGACCCATATTTCTAAATTATATTCTGTATTTAATTTCCTTATTTGCACTTTTGAGACAGTGCCAATATATCACTATTTTGCAATGGTTAGAATTACACAAAATACGAACATACACACTACATAATAAGTAATCACTACTACATCATAGGTAATGACTACATAATAAGTAATCACTACTACATCATAGGTAATGACTATTACATCATAGGTAACAACTACTACATCATAGATAATCACTATTACATCATAGGTAATGACTATTACATCATAGGTAACAACTACTACATCATATATAATCACTACTACATTATAGGTAATCAATACTACACCATAGGTAATGACTACTACATCATAGGTAATCACAACATCATAATAACAAACACAAAGTGAAGACTATCTGTATCCACTATGAATTGGCACAAGTAAAACAAATGTCGTACAAGTTTAGTAATGATTTCACTTAATTGTTTGTGGTTGTTCATACGTCCTGCTTCAGGGTGACCATGGGCTGGAGAGAAAAATCACAAacaacttattttatttatttaaccatacAGGAAGTCATCATTGAGACCATGTCTCTTTTTTGAGTGAGCCCTGCAAGGAATGtgtttggttatgtagtgtgtgcaCTCAGTAAATACACTTGTCGCTATATAAGAagtatatatataattatatgtACACTCCAGTATAATAAATGTACACAGTCTCACCAGAATGTTcagcccagtcagtataataaacaGTAGCGTCTCACCAGAATGTTcagcccagtcagtataataaacaGTAGAGTCTCACCAGAATGTTcagcccagtcagtataataaacaGTAGAGTCTCACCAGAATGTTcagcccagtcagtataataaacaGTAGAGTCTCACCAGAATGTTcagcccagtcagtataataaacaGTAGAGTCTCACCAGAATGTTcagcccagtcagtataataaacaGTAGAGTCTCACCAGAATGTTcagcccagtcagtataataaacaGTAGAGTCTCACCAGAATGTTcagcccagtcagtataataaacaGTAGAGTCTCACCAGAATGTTcagcccagtcagtataataaacaGTAGAGTCTCACCAGAATGTTcagcccagtcagtataataaacaGTAGAGTCTCACCAGAATGTTcagcccagtcagtataataaacaGTAGAGTCTCACCAGAATGTTcagcccagtcagtataataaacaGTAGAGTCTCACCAGAATGTTGAAGTGCTGTCTGCACACTGCTTTACTCTCCCAGTAGATCACCACCATGGCAACGACCAGTTCAATGACCAGGAGAACTACAATCATCCATTTGATTCCAGAAAATACCTGACAGAGTAAAGAGAATAGTAACTTAATACACTAATATCTTAATAACTTAATAACTTAATACACTGTACATAGCAACATGTTTTTCTGTGGTTTAATGTTATGTTGATAAGCTCTTGTGGTTTAGTATTTTGTTTGTGGAGAACATTTACACAGAATTACAAAGCAAACTAACAATTCAGTATCCGTATTGCGTTATCTAATTTCAATGCTTGTACTCTTCCACCTCATTAACAAATCAATACTAATAAATTAACTCATTGTAATGAACAAACAATTAAGTAATTAGCTCTGGAACCTCTTGATGGTCCCCGTGGAAACCAAAAGAGATAACATCAGCAGTGCAGAGAGCAACAGCAGCTAATGTCCAGAAACAGCTGACGATGTTCAAGGAAAATGACAGTTTGGCCTGTTGATAGTGGAGAGAAACACAGAATCACCTCACTATTCAATTGGTATGTTTATGATATATTTGATGTGTAATATTTTCATTATAATTTAAATAATCTACAATTATTTCATATTTGATCCATGACTGAATTTAGACATGTTTGTAAAGCTTGAACTTACCACACACATATCTGGAGAATGACCTGCAGCATAGGTCAGTATTCCGGCAGCAACAAACTTTATAAAACAAATATGTTTTTTTGTTCTTTCATTATTTGAGAAACTGATTACAATTTCAATCAACAGTATGTGTATTATCCTCATTGTAGAGTACACACTTCACACACAATGCACACTGACGACAGGAGAGAATAACGGATAGAGACGACACGAAGCTTTGGTCCAACATCGGCTCTATCATGTGTCTAATCCAATAATTGATGATGACACAAACTACTTTGTGGGCTGATCGCAGTGGTTCTTACCAGGACACTGGTCATGGTGTATATCAGAACTAATGGTCTGTGCTGGACAAGCAGTAGCCCCAGAATCAAGACAAGGACTCCAGCAATGAGCTGAGCTGCCTAAAACGAGAAGAAGATATATTCAGACTAACAGACGAGAAAACAATACAGGAGGCTTTCCTggacccagattaagcctagtcctggactaaacatCACCGACCCTGTATCCAGGAAACTGGCCCTTTCATGAACATCTATCAAATGTTCAACGTAACTTCTGCTAATCATTAATGTATTTTTATAATCCACAGATTAGCCTGCCTGAAATAAATGTTTACTCGGCTGTATAGGAAGATTTTTGCTATTCGTACCCCCAGAGCTTTAGGCTGACCCTTGAGGAAGACCTTGTAGACATCTTTGAAGACACAGTGGAACTTCTCAGGCATCAGCTGGCCCTCCTGAGCATCTCTGAGACTGCCCAGAGGTATAGTGATGACCATGCACTCATCTGACTGAAATGTGTACTTCATTTACCTGCGAACAATACATTTCATTAAAGGgagaaaaatataataaaaactaCTTTAGTGAATATAGAGGAAGATAAGTGCTTCTAATGAAATAATAAGTAAACAATTAATAGGTCATTAGTAGGCAATGCCTCCTCACAGCTGGTCAAAATCACACGATGCAcaatgatgatgtcattggaaacacataTTTCTCTATATTTGTTTACTACAGAACATAGAAACgcaccattttcacatatgttgatgttggattGGTACTGGAGACGATGAATATGAGGTTTCcctttattaacacatcatgtagaCAATAACACTACTGACGTAATGAGGACACTGTAATGTAACGTGTTACCAATAAAAACTATCGGAATAATATTGCTGAAATAAACCATAAACTGTTGCAATAACTCCAGATATTGTAATTAAATGGAAACACATCATGAATGATGAAAGGTAATAGCAGAACAAGCTTTCATGAAGTTTACATACCTGCTGCTGTTCTTTCTAACTTAATGGAGGAAGTCGCACTGCGCTGGTCTGGTAAGCAGGCTGTGATGGACAAACACATtttcatacacatgcacacagcaagagagagagagagagagagaacgagagagaacgagagagagagagagaacgagagagagaaagagaacgagagagagagagaaccagagagggagagagagagagagagagagaaccagaaagggagagagagagaaccagagagggagagagaaccagagagggagagagagagagagaaccagagagagagagagagagagagagaaccagatagagagagagagagagagagagagagagagagagagagagagagagagagagagagagagagagagagagagagagagagagagagagagagagagagagagagagagagagagagagagagagagagagaacgagagagagagagaacgagagagagaaagagaacgagagagagagaaccagagagggagagagagagagagagagagaaccagaaagggagagagagagaaccagagagggagagagaaccagagagggagagagagagagagaaccagatagagagagagagagagagagaaccagatagagagagagagagagagagagagagagagagagagagagagagagagagagagagagagagagagagagagagagagagagagagagagagagagagagagagagagagagagagagagagaaccagagagatatTCTGTTTGTTGAAAACACTAAAGCTGAGTGGATGCGCTCCGGGTACAAGGTCAAGGTGAACTGAATTCACAGGTGGAAAACTTCTTCAGAAACTGAATAGTATACATACAACAAAGTTCATCAAGTGTTGTAGTGTGTTTCTGAGCGCTTCACACCATCTCTCTCATCACCTGAAACTAACAGCACATGTGGTTTGAACAATTGGAGGACGTGGTGCCTCTTGTCTTTAAATCAGCAGATATCTCATATGATAGGGTGGCCATTGTGGTCACACTTTAGAAGAGCTTCCTCCACGTCAACAGAGGAAATGGTGAGAAGCTAAACATTACAGGGAGCAGGCACAGTGATGCTGAAGAAGGCACTTCAAGACCATAGTTTTAGGGGACAACAGTACGAGCATTAAATCAACTCTGGTGAGTGTGAATGTGAGAAATGTCAATATAATAATAGTGATAGTTTTAATGTAAATGTTTATCATATGAATGCAGTTGTCAATATTTTATGTTAATGATCTTCTATGTAAAAGTAGGCGAGACACTCGGATTTCTCTCACAACTGTTTCCAGCTAAATGTAGGCTATAATGACTGTTTTGATAGGataatgatgatgaggatgatgatgattattattGTTGTAAATAAACAAATAGacaaagtgtatatatatatatatatatattattatttttttttatattttttttcacaCTGGGTCCTGaggctgaggaggaggagtatgagGAGGCCGGGGACCAGAGAGGAGAACCACTGATCAAGTATTACCAAGCAACTGAACTAATGCCTGCTCCCAAAGGACCCCTCCATGACCTGTTGCTGAAGCAGCCTGCCGTGTTGGGGGTAATACCATAGATACTAAGAGCTCTAtataataccatactatactgcTCTTTATCTATGAGTATAGATACTAAGAGCTCTATATAATACCATATTATACTGCTCTTTATCTATGAGTATAGATACTAAGAGCTCTATATAACACCATATTATACTGCTCTTTATCTATGAGTATAGATACTAAGAGCTCTATATAATATCTTATTATACTGCTCTTTATCTATGGGTATAGAT
It encodes:
- the LOC129837881 gene encoding membrane-spanning 4-domains subfamily A member 4D-like; this encodes MKYTFQSDECMVITIPLGSLRDAQEGQLMPEKFHCVFKDVYKVFLKGQPKALGAAQLIAGVLVLILGLLLVQHRPLVLIYTMTSVLFVAAGILTYAAGHSPDMCVAKLSFSLNIVSCFWTLAAVALCTADVISFGFHGDHQEVFSGIKWMIVVLLVIELVVAMVVIYWESKAVCRQHFNILPMVTLKQDV